The following coding sequences are from one Pigmentibacter sp. JX0631 window:
- the argF gene encoding ornithine carbamoyltransferase yields the protein MNLKGRSLNNLFDLNIDEFNYILNLAHQVKKEKKSNIFPKRLQNKNIALIFEKPSTRTRCSFIVAAHDEGAHAESLSGRDIHLGEKESIEDTARVLGRLFDGIMFRGFKHKTLEMLINYANVPVWNALTDIHHPTQAIADIMTCQEYLGKLNGKKIVYLGNGNNNVTHSLLIASSIMGMEIVISCPERYYPDQSIVQQCIKLSKNSKAKISILNNPIEAVKNADCIYTDVWISMGEEKNSNNEEKCKELLPYQVNKKIMSATKNSECFVLHCLPAYKNLEITSDIFEENNKFIFDLAENRMHSIKAVMLATLIN from the coding sequence ATGAATCTTAAAGGAAGATCATTAAATAATCTGTTTGATTTAAATATTGATGAGTTTAATTATATTTTGAATTTAGCCCATCAGGTAAAGAAAGAAAAGAAAAGTAATATTTTTCCGAAAAGACTGCAAAATAAAAATATTGCTTTAATATTTGAAAAGCCAAGCACCAGAACCCGTTGTTCCTTTATTGTAGCTGCGCATGATGAGGGTGCGCATGCAGAATCACTATCTGGCAGAGATATCCATTTAGGTGAAAAAGAAAGTATTGAAGATACAGCTAGAGTTCTAGGAAGATTGTTTGATGGGATTATGTTCAGGGGATTTAAGCATAAAACTCTTGAAATGTTAATTAATTATGCAAATGTTCCAGTGTGGAATGCCTTAACAGATATTCATCACCCGACTCAAGCAATTGCAGATATTATGACATGCCAAGAATATTTAGGTAAATTAAATGGAAAAAAAATTGTTTATTTAGGAAATGGGAATAACAACGTAACTCATTCACTTTTAATTGCAAGCAGTATAATGGGAATGGAGATTGTTATTAGTTGTCCAGAAAGGTACTATCCAGATCAAAGCATAGTACAGCAATGCATTAAGCTTAGTAAAAACTCCAAAGCTAAGATTTCTATTTTAAATAATCCCATTGAAGCAGTAAAAAATGCTGATTGTATTTATACTGATGTTTGGATCTCAATGGGTGAAGAAAAAAACAGTAATAATGAAGAGAAATGCAAAGAACTTTTACCTTATCAAGTAAACAAAAAAATAATGTCAGCTACAAAAAACTCAGAATGTTTTGTCCTTCATTGTTTACCAGCATATAAAAACTTGGAAATAACTAGCGATATATTTGAAGAAAACAATAAATTTATTTTTGATTTAGCTGAAAATAGAATGCATAGCATTAAGGCTGTAATGCTTGCTACTTTAATCAATTAA
- the lepB gene encoding signal peptidase I: protein MNKGKLIQELQSIITIISVIFIFRSTFLNWYVIPTGSLLPTLKIGDHVIVNKLSYGIMLPFMQTRIYSWSQPERGDIVVFQGPESENSLTLIKRVVGIPGDKVSFTNGILTINGVLAKQEFQTNRAIMENLGGGETGDEYNLFLESGFSKEPHYILKRKSNSLTDTETQVWVVPEGKLLVIGDNRDNSADGRFWGFMDQDRIYGRAFSIAYSTYDQPGTIIPGFRNDRWFVPIKN, encoded by the coding sequence ATGAACAAAGGTAAGCTAATTCAGGAACTCCAATCAATTATAACGATTATATCAGTTATTTTCATTTTTCGATCTACCTTCTTAAATTGGTATGTTATTCCAACTGGTTCTTTATTACCAACTTTGAAAATTGGGGATCATGTCATAGTAAATAAATTATCATATGGAATCATGTTGCCATTTATGCAAACCCGAATCTATAGTTGGTCTCAACCAGAAAGAGGAGATATAGTGGTCTTTCAAGGACCAGAATCAGAAAATAGTTTGACTTTAATTAAAAGAGTTGTTGGAATACCTGGAGATAAAGTTTCCTTTACGAATGGAATATTAACAATAAATGGTGTTCTTGCCAAGCAAGAATTTCAGACGAATAGAGCCATTATGGAAAATCTTGGAGGTGGGGAGACTGGTGATGAGTATAACTTATTTCTTGAATCAGGCTTTAGCAAAGAACCGCATTATATTTTGAAAAGAAAATCGAATAGTTTAACAGATACAGAAACTCAAGTTTGGGTTGTTCCAGAAGGGAAATTACTTGTTATCGGCGACAATCGAGATAATTCTGCGGATGGTAGATTTTGGGGCTTTATGGATCAAGACAGAATCTATGGTAGAGCTTTTAGCATTGCATACTCTACATATGATCAACCAGGAACTATTATTCCTGGCTTTAGAAATGATAGGTGGTTTGTTCCAATAAAAAATTAA